The sequence below is a genomic window from Lolium perenne isolate Kyuss_39 chromosome 4, Kyuss_2.0, whole genome shotgun sequence.
tttcgttcatacattgctaagtgctaacgagacatgaatttgtgaaattgtagcctgacttcgaggcggcctacgtggccgctcatcaagaatatcaggtggccttcaaccagcaccagcagcagttcatggagtacatggcatatatacatgtaagttccaacctttgttttcgcaaatgatgacaagtcccactttcccctagtttgatgcttcatttctgcaaagactgacatgtaaactatcttgcaggcgtcgtttgtggccaatcaaactggacagacagtggatttagggccgatgcctccctttccggggccggcgccaaacatgccatcgaaggaaaatttcgctgcggagtactatgggagaacaacggtaagttcttcgccaaaccgaatactacggctttcctttgcctcgcaaattgctaacatctcgggaacatgtgtgtagggaacgggatgttccggaaaccagggtggtgggagggacatgacaccggttcatcatggtggtccttctcccggtgctacacccggtacttctcccggtacttctcccggtccttctcccggtggttcttccgcagcttctaccggaaggaatcggcccgggccggtgtctagcggcgacgagctcctctagTTGTCCCATGCATGTATCTTATCGACACGATACTATGTATCCGGAGCTATGTTATGAGACCATGATTTGTAGCTATTTGAACATCATGTGATGTCTATGTGCAAAGTCCTGTGAATTATGCAATATATGTGCTGTGAAAAACTGTGAAATCTGTCAATTTGGCGAAATCTGTGAAAAACTGTGAAATCTGTCAATTTGGCAATTTGGCGAAATCTGGgtcgacgctacgccgacggcctccccctcggcatagcctcgacatggaccaaatggtcagggctatgccgagggcctcCCCCTCGGCGTATGAACGGGGAGCTCCCAGCGGTTGCCACGTCGCCCGATGTGCCGAGGGCCTCCCCCTCGGCATAGACCTCGATACGCCGACGGGGCCACGCTCGGCGTAGTCTCTGCGTAGACGCGGCCAGGAGGCGCCACGTGCCTCCGTACGCCGACGGGGCGACGCTCGGCGTAGCGTCTGCGTAGAAGCGGCCAGGAGGCGCCACGTGCCTCCATACGCCGACGGGGCGACGCTCGGCGTAGCCCAAACGGACGTTAGCCGGACGGCGCCGGCCACCGTACTACGCCGAGGGTTGCGACGCCGACGAGCGGTTCCAGCCGTCGGCCCTCTGCGGCTACGCCGACGGCGgcctctacgccgagggccgcgTGTGCTCTGCCGAGGCCTATCTTCCccgaggagctacgccgaggggGCCCGTCGGCGTATCGTACGCCGAGGGCAAgcgcgtgctacgccgagggtcgAAGGCCGTCGGCATCTACCGCGATTCCTGTAGTGACCTTCAGCAGCTTACTGCCCCTGAGTCGGCCGACGCTGTCGGTGAGGTTGGAGAGGCAGCCTGGCGATGATGTAGCGCAGAACTGGAGGGCGGAGAGCGGCAGCGTGAGGAAGCTGAGGAGGACGTCGACGAAGTCGGAGCCGGCGTCCACGAACAGCACGCGGTTGCGCGACCTGTCCACGGCGAGGGTGATCTTCATAGAACCCATAGATGCAGTGAACGGCCTGTGCTGGGTCAGATGGAAGTCTGGGAGACGATGGAGTGCCCGCTACTAGTAATGGAGTGTGTAAGTAACGGAAGCAATCGTGCATCGGGAATGTGCATTGTGAAGACGCCTCGGGAAATTGGAGAAGTAAATGGTGGTCGCAGAATCCGAAGAGGGCCAAGGTCCCCCGACGGCTCAACTCCTTTCAAATCCGCCGTTGCCTAATCAAAAAAGAAGCAGAAGTGCAAAGATAAAAGGAAAAAAAACGGAGTCTCTTTTAATCCGAGAATCGGAGATTTCTGAAGGCCACAGCCACAGTTAGGCAATTTCGGTTTCTCTGTGA
It includes:
- the LOC139830289 gene encoding uncharacterized protein — encoded protein: MQRAALGPEEEMSDLEIYNKMRLKKPDLSQPQPSLPEYFGTYAEDVENYCEMVRHRHPEVDDPMSAEVDEESLVLSSGGLPHGRLAMLNKAVKHTLTTTFTRLKAGLTKDSPPLPPRRRARQQPAYDPDFEAAYVAAHQEYQVAFNQHQQQFMEYMAYIHASFVANQTGQTVDLGPMPPFPGPAPNMPSKENFAAEYYGRTTGTGCSGNQGGGRDMTPVHHGGPSPGATPGTSPGTSPGPSPGGSSAASTGRNRPGPVSSGDELL